A window from Lampris incognitus isolate fLamInc1 chromosome 5, fLamInc1.hap2, whole genome shotgun sequence encodes these proteins:
- the ift27 gene encoding intraflagellar transport protein 27 homolog has product MCPKTVPGVMVKLRARCLLVGDAAVGKSALCQMFRSDGAHFQKNYSMTTGVELQMKCVNVPESSDSVELYIIDTAGKETFREACEKMWGQPSVLCLVFDLTSEQSFTNCTIWMDKVRSHCQGLNVPAVLVGNKSDLSARREVQSSTAQEWAQSQGLEYHETSAKEMENCDAPFLTLAQAFHSLYQDQLETIKSLKPPA; this is encoded by the exons ATGTGTCCGAAAACCGTCCCGGGGGTGATGGTGAAGTTGAGGGCAAGGTGTCTGCTCGTCG GAGATGCTGCTGTAGGAAAGAGTGCGCTCTGTCAGATGTTCCGCAGTGATGGTGCACACTTCCAGAAGAACTACAGTATG ACGACTGGAGTGGAGCTGCAGATGAAATGTGTCAACGTTCCAGAGAGCAGCGACAGTGTG GAGCTGTACATAATAGACACTGCAGGGAAGGAAACATTTCGGGAAGCCTGTGAGAAGATG TGGGGACAGCCATCGGTATTGTGCCTGGTATTTGACCTGACCAGTGAGCAGTCTTTCACAAACTGTACCATCTGGATGGACAAGGTTCGCTCCCACTGCCAGGGCCTGAATGTTCCAG CTGTGCTGGTGGGAAACAAGTCAGACCTCTCTGCAAGGAGGGAGGTCCAGTCATCAACTGCCCAGGAGTGGGCCCAAAGCCAGGGACTGGAGTACCATGAGACGTCCGCT aAGGAGATGGAAAACTGCGATGCACCATTCCTCACTCTAGCCCAGGCGTTCCACTCTCTCTACCAAGACCAGCTCGAAACCATCAAGAGCCTAAAACCTCCAGCCTAG